The genomic interval GCGTTACGAGGGAGTGAAGGATCCCGCGGCGGCGGCGCGCCAGGTGGACGAGACGTTCGTCCCGTTGATCTCGGCGCTGCCGGGCTTCATCGAGTACTACTGGATCGACCTGGGCGAAGGGGCCATGATCTCGGTGTCGATCTTCAAGACGCTGTCGGACGCCATCCACGCGAACAACCAGTCGCGCGTCTGGGTCAAGGAGCACCTGGCGTCGGTCCTCTCGCCGGCGGCGCGCATCGAGGCCGGCACCATCGTCGCCCACAAGGCGCACGCCTAGCGCGCGGCCGCCATCGCCCGGGGCTCCGGACTACAGCCGCGCCACGCGCGCCTCGTCCGGGTGCACAGGCGTGCAGTACGGGCCCTCGCCGGCGCAGCCGCGACACTCGGACTGCAGCGTGGTGTGCGTGATGGCGAAGCGCTCGTGCAGCAGCCCGTTCACCTCGTCGAGGACGGCGTGCGCGTCGCGCCCGGCGGCGCTGTCGACGGTCAGGTGGGCCGACAGTGCGCGGATGTGCGAGCAGAGGCTCCAGATGTGCACCCGGTGGAAGTCGGCGACGCCCGGCACGCCGCGCACCGCCGCGACGACGCCCTCGACGGAAATGCCCGCGGGGACGCCCTCCATGAGGATGTGCAGCGACTCGCGCACCAGGCCGAACGCGCCCCAGAGCAGGAGCAAGCCGATCGCGAAGCCGAGGATCGGGTCGACGAGCGTCCAGCCGGTCGCCCAGATCACCGCGCCGCCCGCGACCACGGCGACGGAGGCCAGCAGGTCGCCGAGCACGTGCAGGTAGGCCCCGCGCACGTTCAGGTCGTCGTGGTGGTGGCCGTGCAGGAGCCGCGCGACCACGGCGTTCGCGGCGAGCCCGACGAAGGCGACGCCCATCATCCCCTCGACGCGGATCGGGCGCGGGTGGTGCAGCCGCTCCCACGCCTCGTAGAAGATCCACGCGGCGATCAACCCGACCGTCAGGCCGTTGACGAGCGCCGCCAGGATCTCGCCGCGGTGCAGACCGTACGAGTGGCGGTCGTCGGCCGGGCGCGCCGCGAGGACGAGCGCGGCGTACGACAGCCCGAGGGCGGTCGCGTCGAAGAGCACGTGCAGCGAGTCCGAGAGCAGCGCCAGCGACGCCGACCAGATGCCGCCCGCCAGCTCGGCGGCGAAGACGCCGAGCGTGAGCGGGATGGCCAGGCGCAGCCGCCGTGCCGAGGAGTTCGTGCCGCCGCCGCTCCCATTCCGGTGGTCGTGCCCGTCGCCCTGCCCGCAGGTGCCATGCCCGTGCCGATGGTGCTGCGACATGGCGATACCGTGCCCTGCCTCCGCGGGGGTGTCAACCCAGGGGCGCCGCGGGCCGCGCGGCCTTATAATCTCCAGTATGGAGCGGAGAGACTTCCTCAAGGCCGCGGCCCTCGCCGCAGGGGGCGTCGGGCTGGCGGCGTGCGACTCCGATCTGCTCGACGTCTTCAACAAGGGGGAGGAGCAGCTCTGGGGGATGAACGTGCACCCGGTCGGCGGCGCGCTCTTCGACGCGCAGGTGGAGACCCTGCGGCTCCTCGGCGTGCGGCAGGTCCGCATCACCCTCGGTTTGGAGACCGACCTCGCCGGCCCCTACCTGCGAGCCTTCCCCGCCGAGTACGTCGGGTTGCTCGATCGGTTCGGCCGGGGGGTCCCCGACGCGGCGGCCTGGCCCGGCCTGGTGCGCCGCGCCGTCCAGCGGGCGCCCGGCCTGTTCTGCTACGAGGTGCTCAACGAGCCCATGGCGCTGTCGCCGCGCGTCTACGTCGAGCAGTACCTGCGGCCGGCCTACGATGTCATCAAGGGGATCAACCCCGCGTACCGGGTCGCCGCGGCGGCGCCGACGGGCACCTCGGACGGCAGGCTCTACTTCTACCAGATGTCGTCGGCCGGGGCGGACCGCTGGTGCGACTACCGCGCCGCGCACCTGTACCTCGACAACCCGGAGGTCTACCTCAAGGGGACCGACCGCCCGTTCCTGATCACCGAGACGGGCGTCGAGGACCCGGCGCGCCACGTGAACTGGTGGGCGAAGACGATGACGCACATCTCCGGCGTCCTCGAGACCGACCGGCTCTACTTCTACGCGCTGGCCACGACGCCCGACACCGGCTGGGCGATCATCTCCAGCCGCTCGAGGGCGGGCCGGGCCGTAGTGCTCAGCCCGCTCTACGACTACATCAGGGCCAAGTACGGCCCGAGATAGCGGCGCCCGCCGCTAACGGAAGAACGCGACCTTAGCTGCGCCTGTCAGGGGGGTCGAGGTTTCCCCGTCCAGCCAGGCGCGGTACTCGGCGAAGCTCGCGGCGAACTGCTCCGGCAGCCGCTCCGCGCGCGGGAAGGCCTCGGTCACGGGGTTCACCCACGTGCCGGCGCGGCGCACCCGGTAGTCCAGGTGCGGGCCGGTCGCCAGGCCGGTGGAGCCGACGTAGCCGATGACCTCCTTCTGCCGCACGTGGTCGCCGACCTTGAGGCCCGCCGCGAAGCGCGAGAGGTGCAGGTAGCTGGTCTCGTAGCTGCCGCCGTGGCGCAGGGTGATCCGGTTGCCGCTCTCCACGTCGCGCCCCTTCTGGGTCACCACGCCGTCGGCCGGCGCCCAGACCGGGGTCCCCTCCGGCGCGGCGAAGTCGACGCCGAGGTGGGGCCGGACGCGCTTGAGCAACGGGTGCAGGCGCGCGCCGGAGAAGCCGCTGCTGATGCGGGTGTAGGAGATCGGCGAGCGCAGGAACGCGGCGCGCACCGAGCGCCCCTCGGCGGTGAAGTAGTCGCCGCGCGCATCCGGCCAGGGAAAGAAGTAGGCCGCGTGGCGATCGTCGTGCTGGCGGTACTCGGCGGCGAGGATGCGGCCGTACTGCACGAAGCGCCGGTCCCGGTAGACCTTCTCGACGACGACGCGGAAGGAATCGCCCGGCTGCAGCTCGTGGGCGAAGTCGATGTCCCAGGCGAAGAGCTCGGCGAAGGCCTGCGTCAGCGCGTCGTTTTCGCCGGCGCGGTCCATCGCCTCGAAGAGCGAGGTGCGAATCGACCCGCGGACCTCCGCGACCCGTGTCTCGGCCGGCAGCGCCTCCAGTTCCGTGGTCCAGCCGCCGGGCGTCGAGCGCAGCACGAGCGCCTCCAGCGGGCTCTTCTCATAGGTCAGGCTCACGAGGTCGCCCCCGGGGTCGAGCACCGCAGTGAAGCGGTCGCCGGCGCGCAGGCGGCGGAAGTCCAGCGCCGGCGCGAGTCGCTGCGTGATGTGTGGGATGAGCTGCGGGTCGAGGCCTGCGAGGGCGAGGTTCTCGGTGAAGCCGACGCCCGCCCGGATCACCCCGCGGACCGTGCGCAGGTCGGCGCGCGTCGCGTCTCGTGGCGTGCCCGCCGCGGGCGCCTCCGCCGCCGGCCGGGCCGCGCCGGGAATGCCGGCGGGCAGCTCCGGCAGATTGTCCCGCGCGGCCGCGAGCAGAACGACGCAGACCGTGGAGAGGGCCACGTTCCCGCCCCAGCGGAGGAGGCGGCGGCCGAGGCCCTCACCGGGCCGGCGGATCGGCAGCAGCGACATGGCCCGGAATCATACGGAAGCCCCGTTTGGGCTGTCAATGTGAGGGACGTCACAATGCTCCGCGCGTGTGCATGGGGCCAGCAGAGCAGCCAAATGACAGCCTGCTCTCTTGGTCCGCGCCGTGCGCGCGGACGTGGGCCTCACATGAGGCTCAGGGGGCCGACGTCGATCAGTAGGTGCACGCCGGCGCGGCGCGCCTGGTCCTGCAGGCGCGCCTGGAGCGCGCGCAGGGGGCCGGTCGCGGCCTCCAGCGGACGCGTCTTGACGAGGATCTGCGAGCGCCAGCGGTTGCGCAGCTTCTCGAGCGGCGCCGGGACCGGGCCGAGGACGTGGCAGGAGCCGCTCCCGATGGCCGGGCCCAGCGCCTCGCGCACCGCGGCGGCGATTGCATCGGCGGCCGACGCCAGCCGCCCTGGCTCCGGCCCGTCGATCCGCAGCGCCACCAGTTCGAAGAAGGGCGGGTAGTCCAGCTCCCGGCGGAACGCGGTCTCCTGGGCATAGAAGGACTCGTAGTCATGGCACCGCGCGGCGGCGAGCGCGTAGTGCCCGGGCTGGCGGGTCTGCACGAGCACGAGCCCCGGGCGGTCGCCGCGGCCGGCGCGGCCGGCCACCTGCGCGACGAGGGAGAACGCGCGCTCGGCGGCGCGGAAGTCGGGGAGGTTCAGCAGCAGGTCGGTGGAGACGACGCCGACGAGCGTCAGCCGCGGGAAGTGCAGTCCCTTGGCGACGAGCTGCGTCCCGACGAGGATGTCCGCGCGCCCGCTCTCGAAGTCGGCTATGAGGCGGGCGCCCGCGCCCTTGTGCGCGGCGGTGTCGCTGTCCAGGCGCAGCACCGCGCGCCCCGGGAACGCTGCGCGGATCTCCTCCTCCAGGCGTTGGGTCCCCGAGCCGGCCAGCCGCAGCGCCGGCTCTCCGCACGACGGGCAGGTGTCGGGCGCCGGGACACGGTACCCGCAGTAGTGGCAGCGGTGGACGCGCTCCGGCGCGTGGAAGACCAGCGAGACGCGGCAGTTCGGGCACGTCATGCCCGCGCCGCAGGCCCGGCACTGGGTGTGGGGCGCGAAGCCACGGCGGTTGAGGAAGAAGAGGACCTGGTCGCCCCGCGCCAGCGCGTCTGCCGCGGCGTCCAGCAGCGGCGGCGCCAGCAGCGGCGGTGCCCCGCGGCGCGCGCCCGGGGCCGGCCGCGGCGCCTCGTGCTCGCGCAGGTCCACGATCTCGACCGCGGGCAACGGCAGGCCGGTGTAGCGCTCGGGCAGGCACAGCAGTTCGTAAGCGCCGGTGTCCGCGAGCTGGCGGCTCTCGAGGCTCGGCGTCGCCGACCCCAGGATCACGGCGGCGCCGCATCGCGCGGCGCGCTCCACCGCCGCGTCGCGGGCGTGGTAGCAGGGCGTGTCCTCCTGCTTGAAGGAGGAGTCCTGCTCCTCGTCGACCACGACGAGGCCGAGCCGCGGCAGCGGCGCGAACAGCACCGAGCGCGTGCCGACCACGGCGCGCACCTCCGCGCCGCGCAGCGCCCGCCAGAGGTCGTATTTCTCGCCGTCGGAGAGCTGGTGGTGCCAGACCGCCAGGGGGAAGGGCAGCCGCTCGCGCAGGTGGCGGATGAGCTGGACGGTGAGGGAGACCTCGGGGACGAGCAGCAGCGC from bacterium carries:
- a CDS encoding cation diffusion facilitator family transporter — translated: MSQHHRHGHGTCGQGDGHDHRNGSGGGTNSSARRLRLAIPLTLGVFAAELAGGIWSASLALLSDSLHVLFDATALGLSYAALVLAARPADDRHSYGLHRGEILAALVNGLTVGLIAAWIFYEAWERLHHPRPIRVEGMMGVAFVGLAANAVVARLLHGHHHDDLNVRGAYLHVLGDLLASVAVVAGGAVIWATGWTLVDPILGFAIGLLLLWGAFGLVRESLHILMEGVPAGISVEGVVAAVRGVPGVADFHRVHIWSLCSHIRALSAHLTVDSAAGRDAHAVLDEVNGLLHERFAITHTTLQSECRGCAGEGPYCTPVHPDEARVARL
- a CDS encoding twin-arginine translocation signal domain-containing protein, with the translated sequence MERRDFLKAAALAAGGVGLAACDSDLLDVFNKGEEQLWGMNVHPVGGALFDAQVETLRLLGVRQVRITLGLETDLAGPYLRAFPAEYVGLLDRFGRGVPDAAAWPGLVRRAVQRAPGLFCYEVLNEPMALSPRVYVEQYLRPAYDVIKGINPAYRVAAAAPTGTSDGRLYFYQMSSAGADRWCDYRAAHLYLDNPEVYLKGTDRPFLITETGVEDPARHVNWWAKTMTHISGVLETDRLYFYALATTPDTGWAIISSRSRAGRAVVLSPLYDYIRAKYGPR
- a CDS encoding peptidoglycan DD-metalloendopeptidase family protein produces the protein MSLLPIRRPGEGLGRRLLRWGGNVALSTVCVVLLAAARDNLPELPAGIPGAARPAAEAPAAGTPRDATRADLRTVRGVIRAGVGFTENLALAGLDPQLIPHITQRLAPALDFRRLRAGDRFTAVLDPGGDLVSLTYEKSPLEALVLRSTPGGWTTELEALPAETRVAEVRGSIRTSLFEAMDRAGENDALTQAFAELFAWDIDFAHELQPGDSFRVVVEKVYRDRRFVQYGRILAAEYRQHDDRHAAYFFPWPDARGDYFTAEGRSVRAAFLRSPISYTRISSGFSGARLHPLLKRVRPHLGVDFAAPEGTPVWAPADGVVTQKGRDVESGNRITLRHGGSYETSYLHLSRFAAGLKVGDHVRQKEVIGYVGSTGLATGPHLDYRVRRAGTWVNPVTEAFPRAERLPEQFAASFAEYRAWLDGETSTPLTGAAKVAFFR
- the priA gene encoding primosomal protein N'; amino-acid sequence: MLAPPAEPTEPAPLTTGQAEVFARVLPALGGGGRPLLLHGVTGSGKTEIYLRAIRALPADRQALLLVPEVSLTVQLIRHLRERLPFPLAVWHHQLSDGEKYDLWRALRGAEVRAVVGTRSVLFAPLPRLGLVVVDEEQDSSFKQEDTPCYHARDAAVERAARCGAAVILGSATPSLESRQLADTGAYELLCLPERYTGLPLPAVEIVDLREHEAPRPAPGARRGAPPLLAPPLLDAAADALARGDQVLFFLNRRGFAPHTQCRACGAGMTCPNCRVSLVFHAPERVHRCHYCGYRVPAPDTCPSCGEPALRLAGSGTQRLEEEIRAAFPGRAVLRLDSDTAAHKGAGARLIADFESGRADILVGTQLVAKGLHFPRLTLVGVVSTDLLLNLPDFRAAERAFSLVAQVAGRAGRGDRPGLVLVQTRQPGHYALAAARCHDYESFYAQETAFRRELDYPPFFELVALRIDGPEPGRLASAADAIAAAVREALGPAIGSGSCHVLGPVPAPLEKLRNRWRSQILVKTRPLEAATGPLRALQARLQDQARRAGVHLLIDVGPLSLM